The Ostrinia nubilalis chromosome 27, ilOstNubi1.1, whole genome shotgun sequence genomic interval ctaacgcacgctgaccgtcagcgctgagagccgaaatgtatgaagcgtcggcgccgaacgatcagcgtcactcaggaacgttcccttcaattacatacataatgAACTGTCAGCGCCGACCGTCAGCGTGCGGTCAGCGcaactctaaaaccagcctaaggtTCAACTTCCCTCCaatgcaaagcggatgacaggtaaCAAAACAAAAGGTTAAGATTTAAGCGAAATTTAAGCGACTACTACTCATCATCCTCGtgccatttagtctccactgcaggagcatgaccctttctaatttactaaacgcagtggcggcgtagcatgggttggcacccggggcgatcattcccccccccccccctcgtcATAAGTAAGGCACCCACCCCCTGGAACCCCCCCGGAATTTTGGGGACCGCagacttgccatgcagatgcgccagtgagtactaatctgcgcgacttttgtcaccccctgatgcttggcacccggggcggaccgcccccaccgccccccccttacgccgctactgactAAACGCAAATGAAGGACTTTAAATTGCCTACTGTAACGTTGCGGTTTTGCAGTTTTTCACAAACTGCAAATTTCTTActcgatattctgattttggatacctctaacgacatctattggcgtgatttagaatcaatttgcaatagatggcgctttttgctcagtaaattcaaatatattttattgaaacatttcctggtgtttttgttttgattattctatttttttaatagaatattttcagtgttctggtgATTGTTTTCATCAAGGTTTTGttagtacatatttatttatttttagcggcgaaacgaaacgtttcgCGATGTCAATGGAATCGCGACTGTCAGCTGTCAAATGACTtaggaattttggtcgatcgtgcgcaaccgcaattttattattttcgggaatgtaattccCTGTATTTCAAATCGGGTGATGCAAAATGCATCGacgataatttcttgataaataaaaagaaataacacacatgaggtaagttcccgtcggagaatttatttattttttcgtgatgaatatttttcgtattccagtaagtggtatttcatgtgatcgtttctttcagaaatttcctaaacgttatgttggatgagggctgggatgctgaagactgcgagtgaagttcaaattagcgagcagtcttcgtaagtatttgtttctgattgcgggttttttcataacctaatgccacgttccacatgtgatgctgacactcgtatttttcgtttcagatgcgggattttacattttacattttacgattttatattttacattttatagttTAAACATTTCAtagtttaaacattttatagacattttacattttagatatttcgatatttcatattgatttcttatcatttcatataaattatttctcctttctaaactgctgttctcttcgcatttcctccttgtcatcaaacctctgtctctgcaagagtttgaacgctctcctgtcgaggagatgcaagagcttcatctggcactgcgcgcttgaggccgtggaggacgctgcttgtagcctaaaaagtgtgcgagacccgttggaccccggaagaagagaggaacgttcagggtaacggcttataaccgcatggcttccaaggtacccacttttccatccttcaagtaggagtctttccgacctgacatcgcgcagttatcttaactagtagagtcttgtaatatttaagctgagttttaagaaatttgtagtggcaataatattcaccaaaccgaacctaattaatgACCCTGAATCctttgagattggcactatctattacagtagttataatatcgaAATTGTCAACTGTATACGAGCTtacgagacaaaataaattgtgtcaattgttaattgtttattaaatttacattttttaatttcatacaaggaacggtaacttttataaatttctgcaagccggacaacctctttttcacgtgcagacaattcaccatcttctcagtctgcaccggtggcggttcaattccagtcaccaagccgccaggaaaaaatccatTTCTTGCACTACACTCTTCATGCTGGCCAAATAAGTTGGCTACTAGAATGGACATAACATCTATGAGGAATTTATCCCGTTTTTTGACATCTCACCTTGAACATTTTTGGTCTGCTGCACAGCTTTTGCGGCTTCCTTGCATACCTCCTTCATCTTAACTGTCAGTTGTGCAAAACTGCCAGTTTTTTCATCTTCATCTGCCTAAAATGAGAActgttcttttatttgtaaaaaggAATTAATTGTGGTTAATTCTATACTTACTTCTTCATATCTAGCTGCCCTTTTGTTGTATTTGGTATACATGTCGTTTCTGGAAATGGTAATATAATTAACACAAGAGCAACTGTATCGATGCAGCATAGCGATTTTGCGACTTCATGTGTTCGGACGCGCCATTAGAATTGCATGTTTTAGCGACTGTTGTTGCTGCAGTGTGTCAGAAAAGAGACTCAATCGCCACGTTTGGCATTTTTACGTGTGCGGCGTGGAATGTATGCTCGCTAAATTCAGATTCTAAAAACATTTCtctgactgcgccagaaggagggtccTTCTGGTGCAGTCAGGGAAAAAGCAGCTTAATCGCTGATTTCCGATGCTAAAAATAGCATGTCTTCTGTGGCACTAATAACTGACAAATAATTGTATTACAGGAAAACTGCTTGCCTGTAGTTCGCTCTGCGCATCACCCTCCTTTGTTTCGTTTTATACTTGCTCTCAAATTTATCTTTCCCATGAAAATTGTTCGCTATATTCTTTACTTTCTCATGTATCCAATCTCCTGATTTCTTCATAAAGTTTAGATTTTTAGAGTTCCTTTTGTCTATGACTGTATTGTCTATGGGTTCCATTTTGACTCCGTATTCATCGTCGTAAATGTCATTCCAGAAAATCAGATTGCTATCTTCAGGTATGTTTCTTTTGACTACAGTTTTGTTATCAAAAGTTTCTTCGTTTTTGGTAATAATTAGTTTTTCTGCTGGTTGGGATTGAGTCGCTATAGCAGTTATGGTTTCTGTAGCAGAAGTTAAAGCTGTTGCTGTACTTACGTCTTCTTTATTGATCGTGATcactgtaaaaataatttaaaacgaacttgtAATCATCAATTAAGTCAAAAAATCGTGATAGCGACAAAAACCCAATGGTATCTGTGTCGAAATGCTGTGGAATTGGATATTTAGCTTCCAAAAtgacgtattccactttgagcacccGCCATAATAGCACCTGGCCTTTTCTACTTAGTAGAAcacctataatttttttaactgGGTGCTATTCGtggaattaaatttatttttacatcgataggtgctctaaggaataggccaggtgctatttgGGCGGGTGCTCGTGGAATACGTCTCCAaaactttcgatttattacttACCTGGACTAGCACTGGTTATTTCATCTTTCCCATTCATAACGCTAGTATTAACTTCACTGACAGCATTCTCAGTAGATTTATCACTATCTTCTATGGCCATAAGTACCCTTGATCTATGTCCTATATTTTCTATCATATCCGAGTCGTACATGGGGAATTCAATGTTGATAGAATCGTTGCTCGTTGGTGTTGTACTCGCATCTGATTTGGTTATTAGTTTGATTATATTTGATCTGAAATTAATGcctttatttacatattattttctattcaACGTCTATTTTTAAACGATGTGTGGCTAAagaatttcatatttttattaatcaatCTATTCCACTAAATGATTGAAActtaatgatattttaaaaggttttacaAAGTGTTGTAGTGGTAAGGATtacaaatacctacattaaaacAGTAATTTGGAAAATTAAAACACAATAAACGTAAGAATGTGTGTAGTATTTAGTCCATAATGGAAAACTAATAAAAGACAGTGCAGACgtactgtggctgaaatgatgataatgatgatgataaagacaGTGTAGCtaataaatatcaaaacaatATGATTTATGAAATGTAATCGATGACAAAGTGTACAATACCATTTATCATGTCTTTTTCATTGATACATAAACATGAATAAACTTACTTAGGTTCATTTGTCTCAGAACTAGTGTCCAATCCAGCCATGACACTGAACCAGTTAGACATCAGCATAAAGAAGTCACTGAGATCCATTTCTGACTTATTCCTTGGCGCATTTAGATTTAAAATAGTTGCTATTAAGTTGTTATCGGGAATAACTGCTAGGCCATTTGAATGACTATCACTTGCATTATTTGCTGTTACATTTTCTTTGAGTCTGTCTGTTTCATTCAAAATCAAAGATTTGTCTTCAATGATCTCCAATTTGCTTGTAGTTTCGTTCACATTACTGatgttatgatgattatgatcaGAGTGATGATGATGCTTATGGTGATGGTGGTGATGCTCTTCAGCAGTTTTGGTATTCTTATCAGTGCTTGGTTTATCATCGGCCTTAATCGCTCCAAGACCACTTATACCTTTAACAATCAGTTTATCTTCCAAACTTTTCTCATTTTCATCGAATTCTTCATTACTCTTGTAGTTCTCCTCATCAGGTACAGATTTTAAGGATCTCCTGCCACTTTTAGCTAGTGTAAACACTACAGCGTTGTCTGGATATTCGTTTGGTTGTTCTCCCTTCTTGGTACTTGCATCGTTCGCCATCATTTGGCTTTGTTGCTTCTGTATTGCGCTGAATAAAGCATAATCAGTATTTAAAGGCAAAGTGGTCGAATGGAACGGCGGAAAGTATTTGTTTTTGGTAACTTTCACGTGCTTTTCTAACACTTTCATAAGCTCAATGGGACTGTCCTCTCTAGACGGAGTTGTTGGGCGTATTTCAAATCTGATACCTTCTGACACTTTGCCTgaaatattatgataaattattttatttagggctgatttttcaatcgtcagatatcttttgtctgaagaataagtttggcacattgacagttacAGTACAAGAAATATGTCataatgacaagtttattcttcaattaaaaattatccgacgattgaaaaatcagcccttaaataGATAAGGAACATAAGCATTGTTTTGTTACCAAAAGTTAAAGAAAAGAGCTTTATGGGAACAAGAAGTTAAATTGGAAAACTTTAAGAAAAGCAGCAGCTATTAATCGACTTCAGGGGTAATACAGAGATGAGACTATCCGTCTAATCGTGTCTGTACAGTGttacaaattttaatgattgtTATCAGACTAACTTTTCTTGAATCGGTCAAACAGCGCGTCTTTGAACGACCGTCCTTTCACCGACAATTTGATTCTTCTCTCAGCATTCTTCCCATCCATTGCCTTCTCATTCCTCGATTGCTCCTTCCTACCTTCCAAAACCCCATAATCACTGTACGCCTGCGCCATTCTTGCCAAATTCTCAAATTTATTATCCGAATAGTTCTCAATGTACTCCATATCGTTCAATTCAGTCTCGGAATTGTCCGCTTCAGAAGACGCGTCTTTAGTATTAGCTGGGAGGtagattttgttgaaattttGGACGTTCTGCATGGCAGCTTGTTTGATCATTGAAGAGAGCTCGTCAGGGTATAAAGGCATGGGGCCTTTCCAGTTCGGGTTGTGGACACCAGGTGGATTGTATTTGTAAGGGTTGCTTGGGACCTTGAAGTCTTCTACTTTGTAATCCTGAAACTACTAATAATTAAGGCTGgctttcaccatcttactttggcaaatctatcaaattttataacggttatggttatagttacggttaaggTAAAGTTGGTGCAATTTAGCATAAGATGGGATtatctaatctactttgccTCAAACTATGAGACAAACTACAAAACTTGAGctattttaagtaaatattcaTCAACAATTTTGTAAGTCTATGactacatactttttttttatgtgacaggaggcaaacgagcagacggatcacctgatggtaagtgattaccgtcgcccatagacacccgcagacccaggggcgttacaggtgcgttgccggcctttaaggtgaagatacgctctcctcttgaaagcttatcttatcttacttATCGCTAAATAATTATTGCAAACGCACCTATGATAATCCAGAATGTAAACTATAAGATTTTAGTAAGTGCTTTTATCATTAGATCAttaatttagtctccactgcaggagcatagCCCTaactaatttaccagaggcaaatgctGTACTTGACCTGCATTCCCCACGCTAGCCAAAAAGATTGAGGAGGCCATAATGCCACTTTAACTGAAGAAAATATCCGATCTTTACTAACATCCATTCTCTTCTTCCTATCCTGTCCCTTATCCGTATCATCGTGACCTTCATTGTCATCAGCGAGCACCTCATTCACGTCCTCATAGCCAAGTCCCTCCTCATCCTCCTCCTCAACTTGCATCAGCTTCCTGAGGTGAGGCACTCTTTCCAGCAGACTTGGCGTGTGCCCCATTACGTTCATTGGTTTTGATATCTTACGCTGTCCATTATTTCTGTGTAGAAAGACATAATGTAGGAAAAAATCATAACGACCAAGTATTCTTGGCACTATAGAAAGATTTTACAAATCCAAGGGATTGTAGAGCTGAGTATTTGATATAAATTAGGTTataatgtatataaaaaagtggTATTAAAAAGGTTTCTTTTCTTCATTTTAGAAAAGGAGGCCAAAATAAGACCATTGTTCTAGGATATCTTCTAGCTAGCCCTTCTATTAGGGCGTTTTGCGGGCGTTAGTCGTCCGTTGCAAGACCGAACACGGAAATTTTTAAGACAACTGCGTTGGAATAAAAAGTTTATGTGCGGGAATGACTTCTGTTCAAAACTTCAAATTTGAAAGAGCCCATATACTCACACAATGGTAGAAACACTCAGTATCACGTCATAGCTCGGAGTAGCACTCGAGCTTGACGTCTTTCCCTTTTTCTTACTCGAAATCATATTGAAGAATTCTCTGTCCAACTCCCCAACTCGTTTCTCTCCTACTCGATTATTTTCAGCTCTACTATCTCCGCGATGAGTCCCAAATAACTTATTTTCATCTTTATACTTAAACTTCGAGATTGCTTTCTTAGTAGTCTTCTCATTTTCAATTTTAACATTCGTTTTATGCGTTTTAACATCCTTATTCTTATGTTTAAAAAGGACATCGACCCCAAATGGGTCAGCCATCATTTCTGGTAGACTTTTGTCTAGAAACTGATCTAGAAGTTCGTCGAGTCTTTGGCTGTTTTTGTAGAAAGGATGCTTCAGTTGTTTTTCATGGGATTTGGAGTCTTTTGGCGCGTGGGAACATTTAGGTACTTTCTTTTGCTTCTCGGTGTCATGAGGTTTGTATTGAACTAATATTTGCTTCTTTTCGATGACAAATCCTGTAGGCTCGTCTGAACCATTGACAAatcttttgtatttattatttttgttagatACGTTAACACTTGAGTATGGAGGGTAGAAGATATTGAATTTGTTGAGTTCTGCTACATTTGGACTAGGCCCATTATAGTCTGTCAGTAAATCATTGTCAGTTTGTACATTGTCAACTTCTTTCTTGGCATTATAACGAAGAAGAGCTTTAGGATTACGAATTCGTAGAGACCTCTTGGATCTGTCGGGGTTGAATTTGTTTTCGTAATTCGTAGGAGCGTATTCGTTGGCGCCTTTCTTCAAATTGCGAATTTGCGCATCGGTTTGTATAAGTTTTTTGTAgaaatctgaaattttcaaactTAATTGTACACTCAGCGTCAAACATTTTGTGACACCCAAGCAGCCAAAAAGtcacacgtctttgttacaattggatgTGTTGGAAACTTTTTGCAACTtacacaaactatttgacgctgactgtaccaaaaTTGTCAGTGATTAAAACCACAAAGATATCCaagtttagagtaggcgcacaccattgatttttcgtcggccgatagtttagtcgggcagttgatcagtatgggcatgtatgggagtgcgcacaccacgctgattcgatttggccgactAAATAGTTGAATGCGATTCCCAACTGCCTTCCAACTAAAgtatcgtccaactatcggtcgATAGCTTGATCCAGTACGGCGTTCCTCTACGCGCGCACACTGGCCGATTTTTCGTCGTCCAACTCGGCCGATAACTTCAGTTCGCTCCGCGTTTTAGGCGGGAAAGGACGTCGATAAAAAGTATCACGAATTAATTTACtatcaattaaataatttatactatTTATTACTGTCGATTTCACTTTTTCGTCATTCTTCCTATTAATAATGTACAAAATTTAAAAGTTTGAGTGGATTTTGACGATAtttcacagtattattattgTCTGTTTTACACTATAAAACATATTAAATAGGCTATGATTTGTAACGATATTGAGTTTATTGGCCTAACTACAATGATAAGTGTCATGTTAATCAGTTTTGTTgcgacaaactgaatttcacgcaggcgaagctgcgggcaagAACTAGTCAAGTAGTTGCTAGTATGATCCGCGGCGTCCCCCAGGGGTCTATTTTGGGTCCGTTGCTTTTTATATTATATACTGCCGATATCACTAAGAATATAATAGACTGTAAATATCACCTATATGCCGATGATCTTCAGATATACATCTCATTTAAACCTGAATCAACTTCCTCTGCTATAgttaaattaaatgaagattTGAATCGTGTTAGCCTGTGGAGCGATAGGCACAACTTAGTTTTAAATccaaacaaatcaaaatatataatcttaggttccaaaagtggtatcgcggCAGTTTCTGCCAAAAGTCCACGTGTCTCTATGATGGGTGCATGTTTGGAACAAGTAGTACAAGCTCGCAATCTGGGTTTACTTATGGATGGAAGGCTACTATTTGAAGGACACATActggaaataatgaaaaattgtttttataggcTCAAAGTTTTATATAGAATCCGCAAATACATCGATATAGAGACAAGAGTTAGCTTATGTGAGTCACTCGTCCTTTCAAAACTCAATCATTGTGACACTGTTTTTGGTGGATGTTTGTTAGTACGGACAAGGAAAGTGATTCAACGTATTCAGAATGCTTGTGCGCGGTTCTGTTTTCCAATACCTCCACGTTCACATGTTACTCCGTTTCTGAACCGTAACAGACTTTTGAACATGGCCGCTAGACAAAAACTGCACTTTGCTTCATTGCTTTTTGAAGTCATCAACAAACAGGAGCCTTCATACTTGTTCTCTAAACTGAGAGTTGCTCTGCGTAAAATAAGGATCGCCTCTCGCCTTATGTGCCCAGAGCACAGAACAGCTGCTTTTCGTGGCAGCTTTCGATATTCTGCCACGAAATGTTGGAATAACTTACCGCCGCCAATTCGAAACTCCAAATCAAATGCTACTTTCAAACGTAATTTAAAGAAATTTCTATTAGACGAACAAATGTCTATTGCCTGAGTAGTTGTTCTGCATCTCTTCCCTTTACTACACAAACATAACTTTTTGACACATCTAGCACTTTCTGTTGACACACACACCTAACACATACACCTAACACACACACCTAACACACACAACTAGCACACACACCTACAAATTTATGTAATCGTTGAAGCTTTGTATaagtttatataattttaaaataaaaatgccaatGTTTATGGCGTCCAATGTGACGCTCTTTTAAAAAAGTGGCctccgcagaataacagcgtcctGTTCTGGGTCTACCTCAGAGCAGGACACAATGCTGAGCGGATGCCATTTTGGTCCACAAATGTGCAAGTATTGTAAACTGTatactgtaataatttaatatgttgggccaaataaaatattttctttcttctttctttctaagtataaagaaataataatatttctgggCAACATTTCACGCGACTGATCTCTTCAAGAACCATCCATCGAATGAAGCAATCGGTCCGATTTTAAATCAACGGtctgcgcctactcttatacttCAAATTATATAGGTTATGTGAAATGCAATTTGCATCATCTAAAAAATTATAATTGCAGACAGACACAgaagaaaacttaaaattacttttttattgtaGGGAAGTAAAATAAACACAGTTACAACTAACTTCTCAATCGTTCGCTGCTCAGTCCATCGTTCAGTTTGTCAGCGTCCAGAACGCTGGACAGCCCGCTGTCCAACCCAGACTCCTCTAGAGAGTTCTGGAACaaaaatgtaatgaaaataTACACACACAGGAACACATATTTGAAATACTGCATACCTGCCGTGGCAGCCTCTAATTAAGACAATACTTAGTTCTAAGCACTTTTAATAGTAATTCCATGTACCTATGTGTgattgtcttgttggttgtcctaataaataaaataaaataaatactgtaaATGAGTAAATGTATTGGAATATAATAGGAATTGTTGTAAAAAGTAAGCAAAAGAAAAAGTGTATCACGACACGCTGCTGTTTTTGTGTGACagatgaaataaaaatgaataaaaagaaaataaagaaacaaataACAAATTTTCAGCCAGTTCTTTGCTAGTGTGT includes:
- the LOC135084960 gene encoding uncharacterized protein LOC135084960 — encoded protein: MMADPFGVDVLFKHKNKDVKTHKTNVKIENEKTTKKAISKFKYKDENKLFGTHRGDSRAENNRVGEKRVGELDREFFNMISSKKKGKTSSSSATPSYDVILSVSTIVNNGQRKISKPMNVMGHTPSLLERVPHLRKLMQVEEEDEEGLGYEDVNEVLADDNEGHDDTDKGQDRKKRMDFQDYKVEDFKVPSNPYKYNPPGVHNPNWKGPMPLYPDELSSMIKQAAMQNVQNFNKIYLPANTKDASSEADNSETELNDMEYIENYSDNKFENLARMAQAYSDYGVLEGRKEQSRNEKAMDGKNAERRIKLSVKGRSFKDALFDRFKKSKVSEGIRFEIRPTTPSREDSPIELMKVLEKHVKVTKNKYFPPFHSTTLPLNTDYALFSAIQKQQSQMMANDASTKKGEQPNEYPDNAVVFTLAKSGRRSLKSVPDEENYKSNEEFDENEKSLEDKLIVKGISGLGAIKADDKPSTDKNTKTAEEHHHHHHKHHHHSDHNHHNISNVNETTSKLEIIEDKSLILNETDRLKENVTANNASDSHSNGLAVIPDNNLIATILNLNAPRNKSEMDLSDFFMLMSNWFSVMAGLDTSSETNEPKSNIIKLITKSDASTTPTSNDSINIEFPMYDSDMIENIGHRSRVLMAIEDSDKSTENAVSEVNTSVMNGKDEITSASPVITINKEDVSTATALTSATETITAIATQSQPAEKLIITKNEETFDNKTVVKRNIPEDSNLIFWNDIYDDEYGVKMEPIDNTVIDKRNSKNLNFMKKSGDWIHEKVKNIANNFHGKDKFESKYKTKQRRVMRRANYRNDMYTKYNKRAARYEEADEDEKTGSFAQLTVKMKEVCKEAAKAVQQTKNVQVRQDEKEDSMTTSLMQQLVRLMTDLIDFQVQQKTCVKLPPDLQDFLVWLTNPNSDQEVEFRDQKMSYREDNSYEKPSDQILDLISTPSSEKEEIHGDSRSECLGTLHAVQDLMQQYDEMTDEDKSKMTGIRDYLQNQLQFLHKQLATFNDYKMTNIFEDQNPSYRFRREVPKQNCRRRSNQIKSRRNRNRFKRKFLKNFGKKHTRTTASIYDGFAMTEVNKFTKDDKYGAEKDGKDVKRNLKDVYYKALNDAKKSTTFKTASKDEMEGFDHAQIVRMDN